A section of the Planctomycetia bacterium genome encodes:
- a CDS encoding transposase, translated as MHDNTSNHKIVQEPKPQSQLLRGGRQSEATAAYFVTKAIEGRHKLFENAHNAQLIVDSLAYARTSEWLKLLAFCVMPDHYHLLFVLLCKKSLSDVVGSISKFTSARFIRNDGRCRQMWQEGFFDHRCRDVDDAIERINYIENNPIRAGLVDRPELWAYSSANPQWAGILDRKWYSDKT; from the coding sequence ATGCACGACAACACCTCGAATCACAAGATAGTTCAAGAGCCAAAACCGCAAAGCCAACTATTGCGGGGCGGTCGGCAATCCGAGGCAACAGCGGCCTACTTCGTGACAAAGGCTATTGAGGGTCGACACAAGCTATTTGAGAATGCCCATAATGCCCAACTGATCGTGGACAGTTTGGCATACGCAAGAACAAGTGAATGGCTGAAGCTACTTGCGTTTTGCGTTATGCCAGACCACTACCATTTGCTCTTCGTTCTGCTTTGCAAGAAGTCTCTATCGGATGTCGTTGGTAGTATCAGCAAGTTCACTTCAGCACGGTTCATTAGAAATGATGGGCGGTGTCGACAAATGTGGCAGGAAGGCTTTTTCGACCATCGTTGCCGTGACGTGGATGATGCCATCGAACGAATCAACTACATCGAGAATAATCCAATTCGGGCGGGGCTAGTCGACCGTCCCGAGTTGTGGGCGTATTCATCGGCAAATCCGCAATGGGCAGGCATACTCGATCGAAAATGGTATTCTGACAAAACATGA
- a CDS encoding HAD hydrolase-like protein — translation MFDLSPKHSFLVGIDSDGCAFDTMELKHKECFIPNTINYYELQGVSKYAREAAEFVNLYSKSRGINRFPALVESLDWLRKRPEVQARGVKIPEAKGLRDWIARETKQANPALQAAVEATGDPDLKQALAWSVAVNEMITKFVRGVPPFPFVRECLEKFKPKADLLVVSATPNEALQREWEEHDLEKYVAAICGQEIGTKKEILGVAKKYAADHVLMIGDAPGDHKAAVANDTLYFPINPGAEEASWERLLNEGIDRFLSGTFAGAYQESLVKEFDSYLPAKPSWKTLD, via the coding sequence ATGTTTGATTTATCGCCCAAACACTCCTTCCTCGTCGGCATCGATTCCGACGGCTGCGCGTTCGACACGATGGAATTGAAGCACAAGGAGTGCTTCATTCCCAACACGATCAACTACTACGAGCTGCAAGGCGTCAGCAAGTACGCCCGCGAGGCGGCGGAGTTCGTCAACCTCTACTCGAAGAGCCGTGGGATCAATCGCTTTCCGGCGCTCGTGGAGTCGCTCGACTGGCTGCGCAAACGTCCTGAAGTGCAAGCCCGTGGCGTGAAGATTCCGGAAGCGAAGGGCCTGCGCGATTGGATCGCGCGGGAAACCAAGCAGGCGAATCCGGCGCTGCAGGCGGCCGTGGAAGCGACCGGCGACCCGGACTTGAAGCAGGCCCTGGCGTGGTCGGTCGCCGTCAACGAGATGATCACCAAATTCGTCCGCGGCGTGCCGCCGTTTCCGTTCGTGCGAGAATGTTTGGAGAAGTTCAAGCCCAAGGCCGACTTGCTGGTCGTCTCCGCCACGCCGAACGAAGCCCTGCAACGCGAGTGGGAAGAGCACGACCTGGAAAAATACGTGGCCGCGATCTGCGGGCAAGAAATCGGCACGAAGAAGGAAATCCTCGGCGTCGCCAAGAAGTACGCCGCGGACCACGTGCTGATGATCGGCGACGCCCCGGGCGACCACAAAGCCGCGGTGGCCAACGACACGCTGTATTTCCCGATCAACCCGGGCGCCGAAGAAGCGAGCTGGGAACGCCTGCTCAACGAAGGCATCGACCGCTTCCTGAGCGGCACGTTCGCCGGAGCGTACCAGGAATCGCTGGTCAAGGAATTCGACTCGTACCTGCCGGCCAAGCCGAGCTGGAAGACTTTGGACTAA
- a CDS encoding diphosphate--fructose-6-phosphate 1-phosphotransferase: protein MAKVRNMVVAQSGGPSPVINNSLRGIIEAARDLAPIGTVYGARHGIEGVLKEELLDLSSQPAEEIALLRFTPAAGSIGTCRYKLKPNQLEDFERVINVFRAHNVGYFLYIGGNDSMDTANKVALMARERGVDLVGVGVPKTIDNDVGDSEFKLIDHTPGYGSVAKYWMHMVQNANEENEGSSPADPVLVMQAMGRKIGFIPAAARLADPRREMPLHIYLAESHCTLEQLADQVNDELKRSARCMVVVSEGFDVGSLGEVKDAFGHTSFSASQITVAQVIVNYLNKVGLSAKGAARANVSGTDQRHAMAYASVVDLEEAYKSGQMAALLAAQGESGFMSTILRSPGPVYSVRYDKVPLPDVANSERAFPKAWISSSGYDVTDEFLRYAKPLIGDDMISLPMVDGRQRLTRFAPIYADQKLPRYVPQADRK from the coding sequence ATGGCCAAGGTTCGCAATATGGTCGTCGCGCAGAGCGGCGGCCCCAGCCCTGTCATCAATAACTCGCTCCGCGGCATCATCGAGGCCGCCCGCGATCTGGCCCCGATTGGCACCGTCTACGGCGCCCGGCACGGGATCGAGGGGGTGCTCAAGGAAGAACTGCTCGACCTGTCGTCCCAGCCCGCGGAAGAGATCGCGCTGCTGCGGTTCACGCCGGCGGCAGGTTCGATCGGCACCTGTCGCTATAAGCTCAAGCCCAATCAACTCGAAGATTTCGAGCGGGTCATCAACGTCTTCCGCGCGCACAACGTCGGGTACTTCCTCTACATCGGCGGGAACGACTCGATGGACACGGCCAACAAGGTCGCCTTGATGGCCCGGGAGCGCGGTGTCGACCTGGTCGGCGTCGGCGTCCCGAAGACCATCGACAACGACGTAGGCGATTCCGAGTTCAAGCTCATCGACCACACGCCGGGCTACGGCTCCGTCGCCAAGTACTGGATGCACATGGTCCAGAACGCGAACGAGGAGAATGAAGGTTCCTCGCCAGCCGACCCCGTGCTGGTAATGCAAGCGATGGGGCGCAAAATCGGTTTTATCCCCGCTGCCGCGCGACTGGCCGACCCGCGCCGCGAAATGCCGCTGCATATCTACCTGGCGGAAAGCCATTGCACGCTGGAACAGCTTGCCGATCAGGTGAACGACGAGCTCAAACGCTCCGCGCGCTGCATGGTCGTGGTCAGCGAAGGCTTCGACGTCGGCAGCCTCGGCGAAGTGAAAGATGCGTTCGGGCATACTTCGTTCAGCGCCAGTCAGATCACGGTTGCGCAAGTGATCGTCAACTACCTGAACAAAGTGGGCTTGTCGGCCAAAGGCGCCGCCCGCGCGAACGTCTCCGGCACCGACCAGCGACACGCCATGGCCTACGCCTCGGTCGTCGATCTGGAGGAAGCCTATAAGAGCGGCCAAATGGCGGCGTTGCTGGCCGCCCAAGGTGAAAGCGGGTTCATGTCGACGATCCTTCGCAGCCCCGGCCCGGTGTATAGCGTCCGCTACGACAAAGTCCCGCTGCCGGATGTGGCGAACAGCGAGCGCGCCTTCCCAAAGGCCTGGATTTCGTCCAGCGGTTACGACGTGACCGACGAGTTTCTCCGGTACGCCAAACCACTGATCGGTGACGACATGATCTCGCTCCCGATGGTCGACGGCCGGCAAAGATTAACCCGTTTCGCGCCGATCTACGCGGACCAAAAACTCCCGCGGTATGTCCCACAGGCGGACCGGAAGTAG
- a CDS encoding diguanylate cyclase, producing the protein MTPAATSSSALSNDGPAPPASTDYAVDATGRVQELSQLLAELDGWGKESTVAQRLELSDDDHDRLAQARLGVAGSLFLALKHKDPGTARRSLRVALGCSAWSLWMEQEARFREQLELAALVHDVGKIGVPDRVLLKPGPLNSEEAGMMNRHREFGLEILHGSCEATEVLVIVRDAHLWYDGSNHPQGLSGDSLPLGARMLSIAVAYEAMMADQVFRRPLTPERALLEIYRNAGRQFDPTLVRRFTEFHQADRRRFEEEVARGWLRPMLGEWTQSPWQRLAPSEPSAGGGFESLMHRRLVEQMLGAVVAIDLRHRITEWNPGAERLTGISASSVIEREWSPSLVSLRDNEGRRIADENCPLVFCLQSRTPWHKRLMLDGRSGDPKTVDAHGIPILGVDGAPHGAMLMLYDVTQQLTLEERCHDLHEMVTKDPLTGLANRAEFDRKLESFSADHTTRESVCALVICDIDRFKQVNDNYGHQAGDAVIQSFAQVIAAHARQQDVAARYGGEEFVLLCEDCDNASAADRAEGMRAAFAAIPQSTLAGAKITASFGVTALQAGDTPATLLRRADRALLMAKDSGRNQVVQLGTGVNPREPNSSLGRWLLGKYGGREQMIVQAMVSAVPLQVVLEKLRGFIADHRAEVVSVQGFKVVLRVGDEQASPVRRTTDRPVNFEMEVDLEEVRDGLRGHDGTFMCTRVRVGIYPVAGRDRRRTDALDRARHLLVSLRAYLMATLEETQTTVAPAGMLQRACEWLNPFKSPEK; encoded by the coding sequence ATGACTCCAGCGGCGACTTCCTCCAGCGCTCTCTCGAACGACGGCCCGGCGCCACCAGCGTCGACGGATTATGCCGTAGACGCGACCGGCCGTGTGCAGGAGCTCAGCCAACTATTGGCGGAGCTGGACGGCTGGGGCAAGGAAAGCACCGTCGCGCAGAGGTTGGAACTCTCCGATGACGATCACGATCGCTTGGCGCAAGCCCGGCTGGGCGTCGCGGGAAGTTTGTTTTTGGCGCTGAAGCACAAAGACCCCGGCACGGCGCGCCGCTCGCTGCGCGTGGCACTCGGTTGTTCGGCCTGGTCGCTGTGGATGGAGCAGGAAGCTCGGTTTCGCGAGCAATTGGAGCTGGCCGCGCTGGTCCACGACGTCGGTAAAATCGGCGTGCCGGACCGGGTGCTGCTCAAGCCAGGGCCGTTGAATTCGGAAGAAGCCGGCATGATGAACCGGCATCGCGAATTCGGCTTGGAAATTCTGCACGGCAGTTGCGAAGCGACCGAAGTGCTCGTGATCGTGCGCGATGCGCACCTCTGGTACGACGGCTCCAATCATCCGCAAGGCTTGTCGGGTGACTCATTGCCGCTCGGCGCACGCATGTTGTCCATCGCGGTCGCTTACGAGGCGATGATGGCGGACCAGGTGTTCCGCCGCCCGTTGACGCCGGAGCGAGCGCTACTCGAAATCTATCGTAACGCCGGGCGGCAATTCGATCCGACGCTGGTCCGGCGCTTTACCGAGTTTCACCAGGCGGACCGCCGGCGGTTCGAAGAAGAAGTCGCCCGTGGCTGGCTGCGGCCGATGCTCGGCGAGTGGACGCAATCTCCCTGGCAGCGATTGGCTCCGTCGGAACCAAGCGCCGGCGGCGGGTTCGAATCGCTGATGCATCGGCGACTCGTGGAACAGATGCTCGGCGCCGTGGTGGCAATCGATCTGCGTCACCGTATCACCGAATGGAACCCCGGCGCGGAACGCCTGACCGGCATCAGCGCGTCGAGCGTAATCGAGCGTGAATGGTCCCCCAGTTTAGTATCGTTACGCGATAACGAAGGCCGGCGCATCGCGGATGAGAATTGCCCGCTGGTTTTCTGCCTGCAGTCTCGTACGCCCTGGCACAAGCGATTGATGCTGGATGGTCGCTCCGGGGATCCCAAAACGGTCGACGCGCATGGCATCCCGATCCTGGGCGTCGATGGCGCGCCGCATGGCGCGATGTTGATGCTTTACGATGTGACGCAGCAGCTCACGCTGGAAGAACGCTGCCACGACTTGCACGAGATGGTGACCAAGGATCCCCTCACCGGACTCGCGAACCGGGCGGAATTTGATCGCAAGTTGGAATCGTTCTCCGCCGACCACACGACGCGCGAAAGCGTCTGTGCGTTGGTGATCTGCGATATCGATCGCTTCAAGCAAGTCAACGACAACTACGGCCACCAGGCCGGCGACGCAGTGATTCAATCCTTCGCCCAGGTGATCGCCGCCCATGCCCGGCAGCAAGACGTGGCGGCGCGTTATGGCGGCGAAGAATTCGTGTTGCTCTGCGAAGATTGCGACAACGCCTCGGCGGCCGATCGGGCCGAAGGCATGCGCGCGGCCTTTGCGGCCATCCCGCAATCGACGCTAGCTGGCGCGAAAATCACGGCCAGCTTCGGCGTCACGGCCCTGCAAGCCGGCGATACGCCGGCCACACTACTGCGTCGCGCCGATCGCGCACTCTTGATGGCCAAGGACAGCGGCCGCAACCAGGTGGTGCAACTCGGCACCGGTGTCAATCCGCGCGAACCGAATTCGTCGCTGGGTCGCTGGTTGCTCGGCAAATACGGCGGGCGCGAGCAGATGATCGTCCAAGCGATGGTCAGCGCGGTGCCCTTGCAAGTTGTGCTGGAGAAGTTGCGCGGGTTCATCGCCGATCATCGCGCGGAGGTCGTCTCCGTGCAGGGATTCAAAGTCGTATTGCGCGTGGGTGACGAGCAGGCCTCGCCAGTGCGCCGCACCACCGACCGGCCGGTTAACTTCGAAATGGAAGTCGATCTCGAAGAAGTGCGCGATGGACTGCGAGGGCATGACGGGACGTTCATGTGTACGCGCGTCCGCGTGGGCATCTATCCCGTCGCCGGACGCGACCGGCGACGCACCGACGCCCTGGACCGCGCTCGCCACCTGCTGGTCAGTCTCCGCGCTTACTTAATGGCCACCTTAGAAGAAACGCAAACCACGGTCGCCCCGGCCGGTATGCTGCAACGAGCGTGCGAATGGCTGAACCCGTTCAAGTCGCCGGAAAAGTGA
- a CDS encoding flagellin hook IN motif-containing protein — translation MSRIGATLNGIERKLLNRLADSQAAANLNALRLATGRKFNAAKDNPSAFIALSHFETEREVVTRTLSNVAAASSMVSKTQLALDQVRTQLNTIRTKALEDQEQALSPAQRTANQTAIDAAISEINRLAGSTIDGRRVLDGSANFDFLGRNGAQVSDLSVYQTDGGRQSLVEKQAEVIYTGADGFATAAANLTLTGNGGSVTFAVTTNSSLAQIAANVNAHTSTTGLVAEASGDQLAIRSTAYGDHAFVDVNVNSGAFVVTGADGSGRADGRDAEHGLLPSIAGTVDRAAERARLVYDAGGGTIAANATFTLTGDRGSVSIAVTTADTLADAATRINLESHVSGVTAAVDGNRILLESVNYGLKAEVEVDVTAGTFATTGGNGDGTSNGLNAIATINGVRYSGNQVAAPAKLVHTESSGTIAYNATFTIAGPDGTSTPIVVATGNTLSAVAGLINAQSGTTGIGASVDGTELILSSETTGYEAEIALNVTAGKFAIDGGNGDGTARGEEAVTNSGRVDGNRFFITDNRFRYEIEFAGGFTGELDTISVESGALQFALAPDVQRRSTLAVSSVHAARLGGLSGSLADLATGQTFGGLDANASRAIRIADEALGDLDRIEGLVDGFANATISSSAALMSAFSDQLDENIDSINKVDETEESLLMSKNEELINNAVASLAILSQQRSSILDLIQQAAGLRS, via the coding sequence ATGTCCCGCATCGGCGCAACGCTGAACGGCATCGAGCGGAAGCTGTTGAATCGGCTGGCCGATTCGCAAGCCGCGGCGAACTTGAACGCGCTCCGATTGGCCACGGGACGTAAGTTCAACGCCGCGAAGGACAATCCCTCGGCGTTTATCGCCCTGTCGCACTTTGAGACGGAACGCGAAGTCGTCACGCGGACGCTCTCGAACGTTGCGGCCGCCTCGAGCATGGTCAGCAAAACGCAATTGGCGCTAGACCAAGTGCGGACCCAGCTCAATACGATCCGCACGAAGGCGCTCGAAGACCAGGAACAGGCCCTGTCGCCGGCGCAACGCACGGCCAACCAGACTGCCATTGACGCGGCGATCTCCGAAATCAATCGACTCGCGGGCAGCACGATCGACGGGCGACGCGTGCTCGACGGTTCGGCGAACTTCGATTTTCTCGGCCGCAACGGCGCGCAAGTCAGCGACCTCTCGGTCTATCAGACCGACGGCGGACGCCAGTCGCTGGTCGAGAAGCAAGCCGAAGTAATTTACACGGGCGCGGATGGTTTCGCCACGGCCGCCGCGAATCTCACGCTCACCGGAAACGGCGGTAGCGTCACGTTCGCCGTGACGACAAACAGCAGCCTGGCGCAGATTGCCGCCAATGTGAACGCTCACACGAGCACGACCGGGTTGGTGGCCGAGGCCTCCGGAGATCAACTCGCGATTCGCAGCACCGCCTACGGCGACCACGCGTTCGTCGACGTGAATGTCAACTCCGGCGCCTTCGTAGTCACCGGCGCGGATGGGTCTGGCCGAGCGGATGGCCGCGACGCGGAACATGGCTTGTTGCCAAGCATTGCCGGCACGGTCGACCGCGCCGCCGAACGCGCGAGGCTCGTCTACGATGCGGGCGGCGGGACGATCGCCGCCAACGCGACGTTCACGCTCACGGGCGATCGCGGCAGCGTTTCCATCGCCGTAACCACGGCGGACACGCTGGCCGACGCCGCGACGCGCATCAATCTAGAAAGCCATGTCTCCGGCGTCACGGCTGCGGTGGATGGCAACCGTATACTGTTGGAAAGTGTGAACTACGGGCTTAAGGCCGAGGTTGAGGTGGATGTCACCGCCGGAACCTTCGCGACGACCGGCGGCAACGGCGATGGCACGTCCAATGGCCTGAACGCGATCGCCACGATCAACGGCGTGCGCTACAGCGGCAATCAGGTGGCCGCGCCGGCGAAGCTAGTCCACACCGAAAGCTCAGGCACGATCGCCTACAACGCCACGTTCACGATCGCGGGTCCCGACGGAACTTCCACGCCGATTGTCGTGGCGACCGGCAATACGCTGTCCGCCGTGGCGGGGTTGATCAACGCCCAAAGCGGCACGACGGGCATTGGCGCGAGCGTTGACGGCACCGAACTGATTCTCTCCAGCGAGACGACCGGCTACGAGGCGGAGATTGCGCTCAACGTGACGGCGGGCAAATTCGCCATCGATGGCGGCAACGGCGACGGCACGGCCCGAGGCGAGGAAGCCGTGACCAACAGCGGCCGCGTCGACGGCAATCGCTTCTTTATCACGGACAATCGTTTTCGCTACGAGATCGAGTTCGCCGGCGGATTCACCGGGGAGCTCGACACGATCTCCGTGGAATCCGGCGCGTTGCAATTCGCGCTCGCCCCCGATGTGCAGCGGCGCTCCACACTCGCGGTCTCCAGCGTACACGCCGCGCGGCTTGGCGGGTTAAGCGGCTCGCTGGCCGATCTCGCCACCGGCCAAACGTTTGGCGGATTGGACGCCAACGCCTCGCGGGCCATCCGCATCGCGGACGAGGCCTTAGGCGATCTGGACCGCATCGAAGGCCTCGTCGACGGCTTTGCCAACGCGACGATTAGTTCCTCTGCGGCGCTCATGTCGGCCTTCAGCGATCAACTGGACGAAAACATCGACTCCATCAACAAGGTCGACGAGACCGAAGAAAGCTTGTTGATGTCCAAGAACGAAGAGCTGATCAACAACGCCGTCGCCAGCCTGGCGATCCTCAGCCAGCAGCGCTCTAGCATTCTGGATTTGATCCAACAGGCAGCCGGCCTTCGCAGCTAA
- a CDS encoding PVC-type heme-binding CxxCH protein — translation MPVLCRRAIAIVFPALVALASSGNNARAEEVTATPGLRAPDDLRLEVVLSDPKIAQPLQISFDARGRMWVVEYRQYPFPAGLRVVSRDNFWRVVYDKIPAPPPYGDKGKDRITIHEDTDGDGSYDAHKTFLDGLNIATSLAFGRDGVWVLNPPYLLFYPDANHDDVPDGDPEVHLQGFGLEDTHSCANSLQWGPDGWLYACQGSTVSGDIIRPGLDDKPVHSLGQLIWRYHPDTRRFEIFAEGGGNAFGLEIDSVGRIFSGHNGGDTRGFHYLQGGYSQKGFNKHGPLSNPFAFGYFPAMRHHAVPRFTHSFIIYEAMGLPEAYRGHLFGVEPLQGTVVESRIFPDGSTFQTSDVQRVIAGEQSDFRPVDIKVGPDGAIYVADWRDANVNHLKGAEGEVQKETGRVFRLSAKDAKPRAPRDLGSLTSKELVGKLSSDNKWTRRTALQLLANREDTTIAPQLRALLAAEPGQTALEGLWAIHLLGMLDDATVRQCLDHKNPYVRLWAVRLACDDREISAAQAERLAEQAQREAQVEVRGQLASSARRLPAAKAMPIVRQLIAHDEDVNDPCVPLLIWWAIEAHCQLDRDAVLAMCGESTFWEAALVKSHLASRMMRRFAQAGTRKDLLTCAELLKLAPTADDAKRLLVGFEEAYTGRSLSSLPDELVAALAATGQASLALRLRQQEPAAVAEALARLSNSSADLAERRELARMFGEVPTADAVAPLLALAKADDAELRKAAIGALQRYDTEAIPRALLEVLPRLPADTQSMALSVLTSRAAWSRLLLERIKAGEIEAGAMPTSVQNHILLQRDDLNSALVREIWGDTAAAAAAELQAEIVRLTAVVHDGNGSPYAGRKLFNEHCAKCHKLYDHGGEIGPNLTAYQRDNVDRLLASVVNPSAEIREGFENFLLQTTDGRTLTGFLADQDNQVVVLRTAEGQNVSVPRAEIEELRAAGQSLMPEGLLKQLSDAQSRDLFAYLRGTQPLAVDD, via the coding sequence ATGCCTGTACTTTGCCGTCGCGCAATCGCCATCGTCTTCCCGGCCCTTGTTGCCTTGGCAAGCTCGGGAAACAACGCCCGCGCCGAGGAAGTCACCGCGACACCCGGTCTGCGTGCTCCGGATGATTTGCGGCTGGAAGTCGTGCTTTCGGATCCCAAGATCGCGCAGCCTTTGCAGATCAGTTTCGACGCGCGTGGGCGAATGTGGGTCGTGGAATATCGGCAGTATCCGTTTCCGGCCGGACTGCGGGTCGTCAGCCGTGATAACTTTTGGCGCGTCGTGTACGACAAGATTCCCGCGCCGCCGCCGTATGGCGACAAAGGGAAAGATCGCATCACGATCCATGAAGATACCGATGGCGACGGTTCGTATGACGCGCACAAGACGTTTCTCGACGGCCTAAACATCGCTACGTCGCTCGCTTTTGGACGCGACGGCGTGTGGGTGTTGAACCCGCCGTATCTGCTGTTCTATCCCGACGCCAATCACGACGACGTGCCGGACGGCGATCCCGAGGTGCATTTGCAAGGCTTCGGTCTGGAGGACACGCATTCCTGCGCGAACAGCCTGCAATGGGGCCCCGACGGTTGGTTGTATGCCTGCCAAGGGAGCACGGTGAGTGGCGACATCATCCGCCCCGGCCTGGATGACAAGCCGGTTCACTCGCTCGGCCAATTGATCTGGCGTTATCATCCCGACACACGGCGCTTCGAAATCTTCGCGGAAGGGGGCGGCAACGCGTTTGGTTTGGAGATTGACTCAGTCGGCCGGATTTTCTCCGGCCACAACGGCGGCGACACGCGCGGGTTCCATTACCTGCAAGGCGGCTATTCTCAAAAAGGCTTCAACAAGCACGGGCCGCTGTCGAATCCGTTTGCCTTTGGCTACTTCCCGGCGATGCGTCATCACGCCGTACCGCGGTTCACGCATAGCTTCATCATCTATGAGGCGATGGGATTGCCGGAGGCGTATCGCGGCCATCTCTTCGGCGTGGAACCGCTGCAAGGCACCGTCGTGGAAAGCCGCATCTTTCCGGATGGCTCCACGTTTCAAACCTCGGACGTGCAGCGTGTCATCGCGGGCGAACAATCCGACTTCCGACCGGTTGATATCAAGGTCGGGCCCGACGGCGCGATCTATGTCGCCGATTGGCGCGACGCCAATGTGAATCATCTGAAGGGCGCCGAAGGCGAGGTGCAAAAGGAGACGGGCCGCGTCTTCCGCTTATCCGCCAAAGATGCAAAGCCACGAGCGCCGCGCGATCTGGGTTCGCTCACATCGAAGGAGCTCGTTGGCAAATTGTCGTCCGACAATAAATGGACGCGTCGCACGGCGTTGCAACTGCTGGCGAATCGCGAAGATACTACGATCGCGCCGCAACTGCGCGCGTTGCTGGCCGCGGAGCCAGGTCAAACGGCGCTCGAAGGGCTATGGGCGATCCATTTATTGGGAATGCTCGATGATGCGACGGTGAGACAGTGTCTCGATCATAAGAACCCTTATGTCCGACTCTGGGCGGTGCGGCTAGCCTGTGACGATCGAGAGATTTCAGCGGCGCAGGCGGAACGACTCGCCGAACAAGCTCAGCGCGAAGCGCAGGTCGAAGTCCGTGGGCAGCTCGCCAGTTCCGCGCGGCGTTTGCCGGCGGCGAAGGCGATGCCGATCGTGCGGCAACTGATCGCCCATGACGAGGATGTAAACGATCCCTGCGTGCCGCTGTTGATCTGGTGGGCGATCGAAGCGCATTGCCAACTGGATCGCGACGCCGTGCTGGCGATGTGCGGCGAATCGACCTTCTGGGAGGCCGCGCTTGTGAAATCGCATCTCGCGTCGCGCATGATGCGCCGCTTCGCGCAAGCCGGTACGCGGAAGGATTTGTTGACCTGCGCCGAATTGCTGAAGCTGGCGCCTACGGCCGACGACGCCAAGCGGCTGTTGGTCGGATTTGAGGAGGCTTATACGGGACGCTCTCTGTCGTCATTGCCCGATGAGCTAGTCGCCGCACTGGCAGCCACTGGCCAGGCATCATTAGCGCTCAGGCTACGACAACAGGAACCCGCCGCAGTTGCCGAGGCGTTGGCGCGACTGAGCAATTCGAGCGCTGACCTGGCGGAGCGACGTGAGTTGGCTCGCATGTTCGGCGAAGTGCCGACGGCGGATGCCGTTGCGCCGCTGCTGGCCCTGGCCAAGGCGGACGATGCCGAGTTGCGCAAGGCCGCCATCGGCGCGTTGCAGCGCTATGATACCGAGGCAATTCCTCGCGCGCTGCTCGAGGTGCTACCGCGATTGCCGGCGGACACGCAGTCGATGGCGCTGAGCGTGTTAACGAGTCGCGCCGCCTGGTCGCGGCTGTTGTTGGAGCGAATTAAGGCGGGCGAGATTGAAGCGGGTGCGATGCCGACGTCGGTGCAGAATCACATCTTGCTGCAACGAGATGATTTGAATTCAGCTTTGGTACGTGAAATCTGGGGCGATACCGCCGCGGCGGCGGCCGCAGAACTGCAGGCAGAGATTGTGCGGCTGACGGCAGTTGTTCACGACGGCAACGGCAGTCCGTACGCAGGCCGCAAATTGTTCAACGAGCATTGCGCGAAGTGCCACAAGCTTTACGATCACGGCGGCGAAATCGGTCCCAATCTGACCGCGTATCAGCGCGACAACGTCGATCGCCTGCTCGCCAGCGTCGTCAATCCCAGCGCTGAGATCCGAGAGGGTTTCGAGAACTTCCTGCTACAAACCACGGACGGCCGCACGCTCACCGGATTTCTTGCCGATCAAGACAATCAAGTCGTGGTACTGCGGACCGCCGAGGGACAGAACGTCTCGGTTCCCCGGGCAGAAATCGAGGAACTCCGCGCCGCGGGCCAGTCGCTAATGCCGGAAGGTTTACTCAAGCAACTCAGCGACGCCCAATCGCGCGACCTGTTCGCGTACCTCCGTGGTACGCAACCCTTGGCAGTGGACGACTGA
- a CDS encoding type II toxin-antitoxin system ParD family antitoxin, with protein sequence MSHEIPADVWTKVEMFVATGGYASEADVLRDALSALERANAEITAIREGIEDMEAGRVRPFEEFDAEFRKQHGIPLES encoded by the coding sequence ATGTCGCACGAAATCCCTGCGGACGTTTGGACGAAAGTGGAGATGTTTGTCGCCACCGGCGGGTACGCGTCGGAAGCCGATGTGCTGCGAGATGCGCTCTCCGCATTGGAACGAGCCAACGCGGAGATCACTGCAATTCGCGAGGGCATTGAGGATATGGAAGCCGGGCGCGTTCGGCCGTTTGAAGAGTTCGATGCCGAGTTTCGTAAGCAACACGGGATTCCGCTTGAATCATGA